The proteins below come from a single Isoptericola dokdonensis DS-3 genomic window:
- a CDS encoding allantoate amidohydrolase, which yields MTGRLLVAESDLVAVAARRVMARCDELARVSATTGAIERVYLSAEHARVNRLVAEWMRELGMTSRQDAAGNLVGRLEAGSPSGAVRDDAPALVLGSHLDTVPDAGRYDGILGVLVALEVVRLLRVPGPDGVGFRSPLPFAVEVLAFWDEEGTRFGKALLGSSAVAGSWDPAWWDLADADGVTLAEAFREFGLDPGRVGEAARRPEELVGYLEAHIEQGPRLDETGESLAVVSSIASARRFQIVVAGEARHAGGTPYERRRDALLGASEAALAVERLCRAEHHVIGTVGQLEAYPGAVNVVPGEAHLSLDLRGELDGERDRVWRSIEAELDEITGRRHLSWQAREVHSAPAVFCAPLLQDVVREGIVSTLRPGAEEPATLFSPAGHDGMALASLTGVGMLFLRNPDGISHHPAESVSTGDVAHGVRALAESVLQLAADRP from the coding sequence ATGACCGGTCGGCTGCTCGTCGCCGAGAGCGACCTGGTCGCCGTGGCCGCCCGGCGCGTCATGGCGCGCTGCGACGAGCTCGCGCGGGTGTCAGCCACGACGGGCGCCATCGAGCGGGTGTACCTCTCGGCCGAGCACGCCCGCGTCAACCGGCTGGTCGCCGAGTGGATGCGTGAGCTCGGCATGACGTCGCGCCAGGACGCGGCGGGCAACCTCGTCGGGCGCCTGGAGGCAGGCTCGCCCTCCGGCGCGGTCCGGGACGACGCGCCTGCCCTCGTGCTGGGTTCCCACCTCGACACCGTGCCCGACGCCGGCCGCTACGACGGCATCCTCGGCGTCCTGGTGGCCCTGGAGGTCGTACGGCTGCTGCGGGTGCCCGGGCCGGACGGCGTCGGGTTCCGCTCGCCGCTGCCGTTCGCCGTCGAGGTGCTGGCGTTCTGGGACGAGGAGGGCACCCGGTTCGGCAAGGCGCTGCTCGGGTCCTCCGCCGTCGCCGGGTCGTGGGACCCCGCGTGGTGGGACCTCGCCGACGCCGACGGCGTCACCCTGGCGGAGGCGTTCCGCGAGTTCGGGCTCGACCCCGGGCGGGTCGGGGAGGCCGCGCGCCGGCCCGAGGAGCTCGTCGGCTATCTGGAGGCGCACATCGAGCAGGGTCCCCGGCTCGACGAGACCGGCGAGTCCCTGGCGGTCGTGTCGTCCATCGCGAGCGCCCGCCGCTTCCAGATCGTCGTCGCCGGGGAGGCCCGGCACGCGGGCGGCACCCCGTACGAGCGGCGCCGCGACGCGCTGCTCGGCGCGTCGGAGGCCGCGCTCGCCGTCGAGCGGCTCTGCCGCGCCGAGCACCACGTCATCGGCACGGTCGGGCAGCTCGAGGCGTACCCGGGGGCGGTGAACGTCGTGCCGGGGGAGGCGCACCTCAGCCTCGATCTGCGCGGCGAGCTCGACGGTGAGCGGGACCGCGTGTGGCGGTCGATCGAGGCCGAGCTCGACGAGATCACCGGGCGCCGCCACCTGTCGTGGCAGGCCCGTGAGGTGCACAGCGCCCCCGCCGTGTTCTGCGCTCCGCTGCTCCAGGACGTCGTCCGCGAGGGCATCGTCTCGACCCTGCGGCCCGGGGCCGAGGAACCGGCGACCCTGTTCAGCCCGGCCGGTCACGACGGCATGGCGCTCGCGTCCCTCACTGGCGTCGGGATGCTGTTCCTGCGCAACCCGGACGGTATCAGCCACCACCCGGCCGAGTCGGTGTCCACCGGTGACGTCGCGCACGGGGTGCGGGCGCTCGCGGAGTCGGTGCTGCAGCTGGCCGCCGACCGGCCCTGA
- a CDS encoding pyridoxal-phosphate-dependent aminotransferase family protein, which produces MTHAPLPGPIDPPARLLMGPGPISAYPSVLRAMSAPLVGQYDPFMTATMTETQELYRGVWSTRNEATVLVDGTSRAGIEAAITSLVRPGERVLVPVFGRFGHLLAEIARRAMAEVHTIEVPWGQVFTPSAIEEAVARVRPHLLALVQGDTSTTMNQPLDEIGAICARHGALFYTDATASLGGNDFEADAWGLDAATAGLQKCLGGPSGSSPITLSDRAVEVVVARKSIEAGIREDGDPDAADFVRSNYFDLGQILDYWGPRRLNHHTEATSMLYGARECARVLLAEGRDAVIDRHRLAGAAMLAGVRALGLEVFGDVAHKMHNVVAVEIPDGVPGDAARTVLLEDFGIEIGTSFGPLHGRVWRIGTMGYNARQDAVLTTLAALEAVLRRFGAKVPVAGGVEAAADVYRAAA; this is translated from the coding sequence ATGACGCACGCCCCGCTGCCCGGCCCGATCGACCCGCCCGCCCGGCTGCTCATGGGACCGGGACCGATCTCGGCGTACCCGAGCGTGCTGCGCGCGATGTCCGCGCCGCTGGTCGGTCAGTACGACCCGTTCATGACCGCCACGATGACCGAGACCCAGGAGCTGTACCGCGGCGTGTGGTCGACCCGCAACGAGGCGACCGTGCTCGTCGACGGCACGTCCCGGGCGGGCATCGAGGCCGCCATCACGTCGCTCGTGCGTCCCGGCGAACGGGTCCTCGTGCCGGTGTTCGGCCGGTTCGGGCACCTGCTGGCCGAGATCGCCCGACGCGCGATGGCCGAGGTCCACACGATCGAGGTGCCCTGGGGGCAGGTGTTCACGCCGTCCGCGATCGAGGAGGCCGTCGCCCGGGTGCGGCCGCACCTGCTGGCCCTGGTGCAGGGCGACACGTCCACGACGATGAACCAGCCGCTGGACGAGATCGGCGCGATCTGCGCCCGGCACGGCGCCCTGTTCTACACCGACGCCACCGCCTCGCTCGGCGGCAACGACTTCGAGGCGGACGCCTGGGGCCTGGACGCCGCGACCGCGGGCCTGCAGAAGTGCCTCGGCGGGCCCTCCGGGTCGTCCCCGATCACGCTGTCCGACCGGGCGGTCGAGGTGGTCGTGGCCCGCAAGTCCATCGAGGCGGGGATCCGCGAGGACGGCGACCCGGACGCCGCGGACTTCGTGCGCTCCAACTACTTCGACCTCGGTCAGATCCTCGACTACTGGGGTCCGCGGCGGCTCAACCACCACACCGAGGCCACGTCGATGCTCTACGGGGCGCGCGAGTGCGCCCGGGTGCTGCTCGCCGAGGGGCGCGACGCCGTGATCGACCGGCACCGGCTCGCCGGGGCCGCCATGCTCGCCGGCGTGCGGGCGCTCGGCCTGGAGGTCTTCGGCGACGTCGCGCACAAGATGCACAACGTCGTCGCCGTCGAGATCCCCGACGGCGTCCCCGGGGACGCCGCGCGCACCGTGCTGCTCGAGGACTTCGGCATCGAGATCGGCACGTCGTTCGGGCCCCTGCACGGGCGGGTGTGGCGCATCGGCACCATGGGGTACAACGCGCGCCAGGACGCCGTGCTGACCACGCTGGCCGCGCTGGAGGCCGTGCTGCGCCGGTTCGGGGCGAAGGTCCCGGTGGCGGGCGGGGTCGAGGCCGCGGCCGACGTCTACCGGGCCGCCGCATGA